The Elgaria multicarinata webbii isolate HBS135686 ecotype San Diego chromosome 11, rElgMul1.1.pri, whole genome shotgun sequence genome segment TCCTGCGTGGCGGCGACGGAAGCGCCCCTACACTTGTACTATCTCTATGCCTCGCGCCCTTCCTTGCCTGGTCGTATTAATACCGCGCTCGAGTCGTGCGGGGTGAAGAGTCATTGCACCGCAGGGAGGCGCGCCGTGGTCAACCCGTCCAACGCGGAATGACCCTCGTAGGCTCCCGCCCGGGAAAAAGCTAACGCCCCGCCTCCGCAAGGACCGCAGCCCAATGGGAGCTTAGAATGAGGACTTGCAGCGACTGATTGGCCCTGAGGCGGCGAAGGGCCTGGAGGGTTGAACTTCCGGCATGATGCGAAAGCCACCTCCCACAGGCCGCTGTACGAGAGGGCTTTCGCCATAGAGGGGCGGCAGGGGAAGTCTAGAGCGGCTTCCCGTTTTCGCCGGAAGTCCTGGCCTCAGCTGACCTGGCTCACGTGACGTGCCTACCCGTTGACTGGCAACTGGCAGGGAACCCACCTCTCCCCAGACATGGTGGGTCCTCGCGGGGGCCGCGGAAGGAGCCCCCCCGCGCGCGGGTGGTGGTTGGGACGTGGCCGCCCCTCTGCCTGGCTTTCcggctccttctctccctccctcctgactctctctctctccccccccccagacgaCGGCGCTGACGCAGGGCCTGGAGCGCGTCCCGGACCAGACGGGCTACCTGGTCATCTGCGACGGGGCGGTGCTGGCGGTGAGTGCCgggaccgggggtggggtgggggtgggaggaggaggaggaggaggaggaggaggaggaggaggggcgccGCGAGAGACTCGCTGCGGGGCTTCTGAGCGCCCTGGCCCTGCCGGGATGGAGGCGGGGGGGGGTAGGGTGCGCGTgcgtgcggggggggggctgcggctgaccccctccctgccttctctctccctccctcccctccccgtgcAGTCGGCCGGCGACCTGGAGAACGACGAGCGCACCGCGGGGGTGATCTCGGAGCTGGTGAGCACGGCCTGTGCCTTCCGCGTGCCCCGCTCCCCCGAGGTGCCCTTCCGCCGCATGTCAGGTGAGGACGCGGCACAGCCCCACACGGGCGGCAGGGGCGGGCAAGCAGCCAGGCCGCTGTTCGTGGGCTTCCGGCGGGCGAGGCGTCGCGGAGGGAGCGCTGCCTTGTGACCCGCCCCATGGGCTCCCTTTTCCCTGCCCCACCGTAATCCGGGccggtgggggcggggcggggcggaccCCTTGGGAGCAGCTCCTGCGGTGTTCCTGAAAGACTGAAGGAAGTGAAGGGAGGTGGGGGCTCTGCTCGAAGGCCTCTTGAGCCCCCAGAAGCAGCGGGTTCAGGAGCCTTTGGGGGAGCGAACCTTGGGATGGAGGGGAAAGCAGAGCCGGCCATCCCTGCGCCCCGATCTGCTCTTCCCTTGGCGTGGTCCCTTGAGGGCTGCCCTCCTTTGCCCCACAGCGGATGGGATGGAATCTAAAAAAGGGCGGGCTCCACCTCTGGGGCTGGTCCCTTCCCTGCCCATCTACCGAAATGCCCACTCagcgcatgcgtgtgtgtgtgtggtggggggtcgCGCTTGGTGCACCTCTGCTGACATCCATCTCAGGCCCACAGTCTCTCCTGCTGCACAGTGTGATGTGAGAGTGAAGTGGAGGGATGGCTGGGAGGCAAATGGAATGAACAGACATCCCTCCAGCCGTgcgcttcctcttcctctctctcccccccccccccagtggtgtTTGGGGAACACTCCTTCCTCGTGACCGTCTCTGGCCAGAAGCTGTTTGTGGTGAAGAGGCAGAACAGTGTCCGGGAGCCGGTGATTGTCTGAGCCCTCCGATGCCACGATGGCTGCTGCTCTTACCGCTACTACTAGAActtggagggttgggggacagAGGGCCGTGCGCCCCTTCCTGTTGTGTGCACGGCTCACCGCTTTGTGTGATTATATGTACGTGAGTGCGGGTTGGATGACTCACTGGGGATGCTGCATGTATTGTTAAGGGCCCTTCACAAAATGGGGGTTTAGTACTTAAAACTGGGGCTCTGACAGAGCTGGATCACATgaaataaaaacctttttttaaaaaaagattgttaAACGAACAGCCAGCAAGCAACTTCACAAAATGCCTGGGCTCTCCCTGTCTGAGGAGGTCCAGGTTCTTCTCCTAccctgacaccccaccccccattgccTAGGCACCTCAGCTTGCTTTTAACTTCATGGTTACAGAGAAAGCCCTGAAACTTGTGCTGTAGAAAGTTCAGTCTGGCTTTCTCTTCATCAGGAAAGGGAGCTTTGATGCCTGTCacagagctggggtggggtgggggggaggacctCTGGGCCTGGACAAACCCATCCTGCCTGGGATCCAAATGCCTGCTGGTGTCctcctgaagcccccccccccccactgaaggGGGTTtggatcatttggtgatttcctggctttggcttgctccccccccccccccccggcaggatTATCTTTTAAGCTAAGAGCTGCTGGTCTGCTTGGCCCCttgccttttgccccacccaccactggactaCATGCTCcctgtgcccctccccccccaagcccgatgcttctctgaaatggacttGACTCTCAGAAGGAATGAGGTTTAATGCTCTGCCCCCCGGCCTGAAGAAGTAGTTTTCTCTAAGGCCGGAACGGACTTCCCTTGCCAGGATGTGGGTGGAGTACAAGTCACCTTAAAAGGTGCTCTAACCGTGGGTGGGATGACAAGGGCTTCTTGCTCTCCCTGCCCAAAGATACAGCCCTGCCATTTCTGAGGGCTCGTGCCCTGACCCACTTTCTGTTGGAGGCTGCCTGGTCTTCGTTCCAAGGGCAGCAGGGCAATTGGTCCGATTGGGACCAAGGCGGGCCTGGAGCTCTTGCCGCTTCCGCCCTTATGGCAGCATGATGCTCTCTGGTGGCCCCACACAGCACACGCGTCACATTCGGTCCCTCAGTAACAGCCTTCCGGTTGCCGCCGCCCTCTTCAGCATCCTGGGTGCTAGAGAAGCCCCTCACCCAAGGGCGCAAGCAGGGGATCAGCCCACCTTCCTTCAAAGGCAAAACGAGCCAGGCCTTTCCCCAGCCCCCTCACCCCCTTTCCCATTCTAGACTAAGCACAGAGGCTGTGCTCTCCAGTGGGGCTCCTGGGCACGGGCAATTCATGCGGCCAGTGAACAGACCGATCGCCATTTGGCAAAGCATATTGCAGGCGTGAGCCCTTGATCTGAAGTGGCTCTGCAGTAGGGAGGGTAAATCTCCCCCCACCTCATTCCGGGGTCTCAATCCAGATTAGGACCCCTGTGCTTGCTCTGGAGTGAAAAAACAGCATGTGTACTTTGGGCAAAAGGTATGAAAAGCCAACAAACCCAGCCCCCTTCCGTGTGGAGCAGGCAGGTAAAGATAAAAGAGATTGGGCTGGTGGGTCTGTTACCTGACCGCCAGCCCCCTGCAATGTCCAGCCTCAATGCGACCCCTCAGCTACCACAGCCACCAGCAAAGGCTTCACAACTGTTCCAGCCAGCACAGTTTATTCACAAACATACATTCACACAAACAGTTGGAGCTTGTTGGaggcaaataaaaaaatataaataacaaaAAGTAGATAAAGTGCAACTGGGGTGGGTTAGCGAAGTGGCCGGCCAGAGACTTGCCCTGCTCACCCCTGCATTGATGGCACAGCTTCCAGCGGGGCGGCTGTGTGCCCAGCCCGGGGGGCAGGAATCCAATTCCCTTCCCAGTCATACGAAGTGGCACAATCCAGTGTGAAGTGAAATCCGCCCAGGACCTCCAGCGGCAGTGAAGGTGCTTCTCttccagcagggggcagcacAGTAGTCCAGCATTCAAAGCCTCCAAGctgtagcagcagcagaagtTGCTCTTTGTGCCTTGagacaatggggagggggggagcaaagaggggGAGACCCACCCCCTTCCCGCTGCTAAAGGGGGGGGCAAGGAGCTTCTTCCTTTCTGTTCCAAACCcaaaggaaagagggagggagggagggacagacagGCACAGGGGCTGCAGTGGAAGTGGAGGATGGCACTGCTGGGGGCACAGCGTTGAGCCCCTCTTgtaagggaagggagggggcaggccccCTGCCAGGTTCAGTAGTGCCCTTGTGTGCAGCAGAAGAGTGACCCTGTTTGGAGCGCATGGTGGCCTGGAGGGGTGATGGGGTCAGCAGCAAAGGGGCATTCCATGAGGGGTGGAAATAATGCCAGGGGAAGGGATACTTCCCTTTCCCGGGAGGATGCGCAGCACCTCCATTGtggggatggggaaagggggtgagatTTCCTCCCGGTCACGTGACAGGGGCAATCACCAGCACTTTGCACTCCCGTTTGGCAATTTTGTCAAGGGAAAGAGCTGCTTTGTCAGGGGGCAGGTAAAGGGGGCGGCCCACCGGAGAGCCCACAGGGGGAGTGATGGCCCGGCGCTCCATAACGCTACCTGACCTGTTGCGAAggaacaaagagaaagagagacatctcaggggaggggggcaatccAGCCCTCCCACACCTGCGATTGTTACGCAGATGCGAACCCAACTGCCGGTTCCGCCCAGCTCCTCCACTGTTCCCCTCTCCCCAAGAGGCAGAGGAAGGCCCTtgccccccccacaaccccctaCCTCATGAGGTGCCCCCGTGCCGGCTGCTGATGGGAGAAGCTCTGGGATCGGCCTAGGCTGGCCTGGTGCCGCTCCACCAACTCTCGGACGGCAGGGCTGCTGGGGCTGCTCTTGCGAGAGATGGGCCGGGCCTCTGGGGGTGGGTTGGAGACGCTCGCCGTGAACTGCAACTTCAGCTTCATGTGCTGAGAGAGCTGGAGTGCGGGTGGGACACAGAAGGTTGGCGAGGGGCCTAGCTCTGGCCCAGAGGCCCCTCTTCAGCCTTCAGCATGGCAGGCGCCGACTTGCTGCCTGAGATGGCATTTGTGCCCCAGGCAGGAAGCCAGAGTCAGAGCACAGCGGTCCCAGAGCCCAAAAGGTTGTGGGTATCTGGGCATGGGGGTGTTACCTCATACAAGCCGGCGCGCAGAGCCTGGAATGTGACACGGAACGTGCGGGCGCTGCCCTTGCGGGAGAACCCCAGGTTGTTCAGGGGTGTGTGGCAGACAATGGCATCCTGGGTGGCCTGAATGGCACGCCGCTCCTCAGAGGACAGCTTCTTGCCTGCAGGGGGTCCAGAGGCAGGTCGTCGGTACTCGGAAGAAGGCGGCATGCCCCGCCCACCTGGCGCCAGACAAAAAGCCCTCCCCCCCGCGCTCCAAGGAAGCATGGTTGGAACAGCCGCTAACCCCTTGCAGGCTCCCCCTCCCTCGTCCTCTAGCAACAAAAGTTGCCCCTCTTCCACCAAAGGGAGCTTTCATTTCTCGCCAGCGTGCCCAGTGGCTGCAGATAAACTGGAATTTTCTTGTGGTGCTCCTCCTTATGCTCATACACCCCATCTTGTAGGGCAGAGAGTGAtggactcctcccccccccccggtgccagtacagctccccaccaccacgctGGGCTGCtcaccagcagcagcactttcAGGCGTCCACACCAAGCGCACAGCCAGGAAGTCCTGCAGGTTGTTGATGAGGGTGTAGGTGACGGTGAAGCGGCGGTGCAGGGCCACGGGCGACTCGCACTCTGCTGTCATCACAAACCGGGGACGGGCCAGGCGGATGCTTGGCAGCCTGCGCAAGAGCAAGAGAGATGTGGGAAGAGGGAGAGGACAGAGTGTCTCCAGCAGGCAGGATTCCCCTACTTTCTTTGATGACTCTGTGAACGGAAGTGGAAGGGCAGCACACAACCCAAGGAATCAGGGAGAGGATCCGATGGCCTTcattcccacactggaggccttcaagaggcagctg includes the following:
- the LAMTOR4 gene encoding ragulator complex protein LAMTOR4 isoform X1; the protein is MTLTTALTQGLERVPDQTGYLVICDGAVLASAGDLENDERTAGVISELVSTACAFRVPRSPEVPFRRMSVVFGEHSFLVTVSGQKLFVVKRQNSVREPVIV
- the LAMTOR4 gene encoding ragulator complex protein LAMTOR4 isoform X2 yields the protein MTTALTQGLERVPDQTGYLVICDGAVLASAGDLENDERTAGVISELVSTACAFRVPRSPEVPFRRMSVVFGEHSFLVTVSGQKLFVVKRQNSVREPVIV
- the TRAPPC14 gene encoding trafficking protein particle complex subunit 14 isoform X2, which gives rise to MMPDGSVLLVDDVCHQSGEVSMASFCRVSSATSTCPCSLRALEEQNFLFQLQAPEQPPDSTKEGLEVPLIAVVQWSTHKLPFTTSIYTHYRLPSIRLARPRFVMTAECESPVALHRRFTVTYTLINNLQDFLAVRLVWTPESAAAGKKLSSEERRAIQATQDAIVCHTPLNNLGFSRKGSARTFRVTFQALRAGLYELSQHMKLKLQFTASVSNPPPEARPISRKSSPSSPAVRELVERHQASLGRSQSFSHQQPARGHLMRSGSVMERRAITPPVGSPVGRPLYLPPDKAALSLDKIAKRECKVLVIAPVT